In Paenibacillus sp. FSL M7-0420, a single genomic region encodes these proteins:
- a CDS encoding glycoside hydrolase family 130 protein, producing the protein MKITRSAHNPLIEAGDVVPSRPDFRVLGAFNAGVAQLQDETILLLRVAEAPISDQADEVLVPRLNESGTEVQVERYDKSDPGYDFSDSRFVAKDGQTVMLTSLSHLRVARSRDGIHFEVEPQPALFPEHPLEAWGIEDPRVTRIGDTYYITYSAASARGVGVGLAETRDFQTFKRRGMMLPPENKDVMIFPEKIGGKYYALHRPVPKSFGAPEMWIAESPDLDHWGNHRFLMGLGEQGWDSARMGGGAVPIRTERGWLALYHGADSSHRYCMGAVLLDLEDPSRVIARSRVPVLEPEASYEVNGFFGKVVFSCGALLLDQTVRMYYGAADEVMAVADIPLEDILSTLW; encoded by the coding sequence ATGAAAATAACACGCAGCGCGCATAATCCGCTGATTGAAGCCGGGGATGTTGTCCCCTCCCGTCCCGATTTCCGGGTGCTGGGTGCCTTCAATGCAGGCGTGGCGCAGCTACAGGATGAGACGATCCTCTTGCTGCGCGTTGCCGAAGCGCCGATATCGGACCAGGCGGACGAGGTGCTCGTTCCCCGGCTGAATGAGTCAGGGACGGAGGTGCAGGTGGAGCGTTACGACAAGAGCGATCCGGGCTATGATTTCTCCGACTCGCGCTTCGTAGCCAAGGACGGACAGACGGTCATGCTCACCTCCTTATCCCATCTGCGGGTAGCACGAAGCCGGGATGGCATTCATTTCGAGGTGGAGCCGCAGCCGGCCCTGTTCCCGGAGCATCCTCTGGAAGCCTGGGGGATCGAAGATCCGCGGGTGACCCGGATCGGGGACACCTATTACATTACTTACAGCGCGGCCTCCGCGCGCGGTGTCGGTGTCGGGCTGGCGGAGACCCGCGACTTTCAGACGTTCAAGCGGCGCGGGATGATGCTGCCTCCCGAGAATAAGGATGTCATGATTTTCCCCGAGAAAATTGGCGGCAAATACTACGCCCTGCATCGTCCGGTGCCGAAGTCATTCGGCGCTCCCGAGATGTGGATCGCGGAATCGCCCGATCTGGATCATTGGGGGAACCACCGCTTCCTGATGGGACTCGGCGAGCAGGGCTGGGACTCGGCCCGTATGGGCGGCGGGGCGGTTCCGATTCGAACTGAACGCGGCTGGCTTGCACTGTATCATGGCGCGGACAGCAGCCACCGTTATTGTATGGGAGCGGTGCTGCTGGATCTGGAGGACCCGTCCCGGGTCATTGCGAGATCGCGTGTCCCGGTGCTGGAGCCGGAAGCTTCCTATGAGGTGAACGGATTCTTCGGCAAGGTCGTGTTCTCATGCGGAGCCCTGCTGCTGGACCAGACGGTCCGTATGTATTACGGAGCTGCGGACGAAGTGATGGCAGTGGCGGACATTCCCCTGGAGGATATATTAAGTACGCTGTGGTAA
- a CDS encoding polysaccharide lyase family 8 super-sandwich domain-containing protein, translating into MVGLMISTLGFHYPVSADGSSQELAEMKLMKQRVVDFYISKDIINDGTNGRVEWTFKSQAGTYLSSQKANGSWGDVDYTSTASSANGRAWSPYLALDRMQSMAQAFADPKGPYYHDEALLAGIQKALDHWFTVKPTSTNWWETGIGKQLRLSKVALLCEGYLTAEQAANIIDTLDSKPNTIDGANSSWYNQNYMIRGLLLEDTQNVRSAVEAFNVLSAVTETLTGIQSDMSFFMHGKTNYTTGYGRSFARDMSFWAYVVSGTSFAYSQAAIDSLSSYVLDGTRYLVRGDVADLGMGMNGPEWPDYESSALTFYEDPLEWMQAANPKRADEFAVFLNNIRGIGTVSGNGLDANNMTQWQTLVSSHMRKDYGITVKMSSSTVKGGEWRTINPSGYNLLYWTSQGATAIQRTGDEYRTVYPLMDWNHVPGTTAPYVFTKENNFNNPKTFVGGVTNERYGATAFDFNKLSTSGKKGYFFFDDEMVALGAGITSTNAAPVHTTLNQSLAVGDVLVDGKAVADATSKVNGRWAYNDHTGYVFPDKTDFQVKQETKTGKWSDVVTGSAPEPITKPVFSMWLDHGVKPVNASYQYIVLPGKTAGEVGSYAEANPISILANTPSVQAVRHRSLGIAELLFYQPGTVTLREGLTVTVDKPSMVIVDESADPVRISVANPETPGITVNVTLNRNGDQTTTTYRLGKDTFTGRSETISEGASIDDSGYDLAYSKGAAASSSVGKQFASNANDLYRTSSWSSNASDDEWIYVDLQDQYMINKVRLHWEKAYGKSYKIQVSDDAATWKDVYATSMGDGGTDDITFGKTSARFVRMQGVQQGTGEGYSLAEFNVYEAVALNLAEGKTVIASSSKAADVAVGNAVDGSLTTRWGSNYADPQWIYVDLGASQPIAKVMLHWESSYGKEYRIDVSDTLDDWKTVYSTSSGDGDIDEISIDSVNARYVRMYGTQRASKYGYSLWEFKVFGPENAERVPARVELAAAPSSVVPGGKVSVTGAVYGDNDLPVPGVDVELIAADGSLEPAKVTTDVYGKFSTIYTAASVPGKVSISAVLPASPFVTGAVTVSVEEEAVPVSARIELQATPSSVSAGGKVSVTGTVYDGEDLPLAGAAVSLMAASGSFEPALAVTDENGRFSTVFTAPSAAGDIAITAVLTGNPSVTNTVTVSVSKAIPVPALIELQAAPSTVNTGDEVSITGIVSGSDNLPVSGVEVALAASSGSLEPAHAVTDANGRFSAVLTAPSTSGEVTVTAVLSAYPSITGKINVSVNERSGGGNGGDPGGEGPVTPTVPVPPVIVGTPSKPDESPQTPATPPVAGPSLTDIAGHWAEASISEAVRLGIITGYPNGSFQPNRNVTRAEFTVMLAKALKLQNTEAALSFKDNDRIGSWARTAISQAVAMGIIQGDNQSNFRPDAPVTRAEMAVMLARALHLAPVARSAGFTDDRDIPAWAVGAAAEMKKSGLMQGKGNNSFFPKDAATRAETVTVLLRMLAAK; encoded by the coding sequence ATGGTTGGTTTGATGATCTCGACCCTCGGGTTCCACTACCCTGTATCGGCAGATGGATCGTCGCAAGAGCTGGCTGAAATGAAGCTGATGAAGCAGCGGGTGGTAGACTTCTATATCTCCAAAGATATCATCAATGACGGCACGAATGGGCGGGTCGAATGGACTTTTAAATCACAGGCCGGAACCTACTTATCTAGTCAAAAGGCGAATGGAAGCTGGGGCGATGTAGATTATACCAGTACGGCTTCCAGTGCCAACGGCAGAGCTTGGTCGCCTTACCTTGCGCTGGACCGGATGCAGTCGATGGCTCAGGCTTTTGCAGACCCGAAGGGGCCTTACTATCACGATGAAGCCCTGTTAGCCGGTATTCAGAAAGCACTGGATCACTGGTTCACGGTCAAGCCGACCTCCACTAATTGGTGGGAGACCGGGATCGGCAAACAATTACGGCTCAGCAAAGTTGCACTGCTATGCGAGGGCTATCTGACTGCGGAGCAGGCTGCCAATATTATCGACACGTTAGACAGTAAACCGAATACGATCGATGGGGCCAATTCGTCCTGGTACAATCAGAATTATATGATCCGCGGCTTACTGCTGGAGGATACCCAGAATGTCCGTAGCGCTGTAGAGGCGTTTAACGTGCTCTCGGCGGTGACGGAGACGCTAACGGGAATCCAGTCTGACATGTCCTTTTTCATGCATGGGAAGACGAATTATACCACGGGCTACGGAAGAAGCTTCGCCAGAGATATGTCCTTCTGGGCTTATGTCGTCTCGGGCACAAGCTTCGCTTACAGCCAGGCGGCCATTGACTCGTTGTCCTCTTATGTGCTGGATGGAACCAGATATCTGGTCAGAGGCGATGTTGCCGATCTCGGCATGGGAATGAACGGACCGGAGTGGCCGGATTATGAGAGCTCTGCGCTGACCTTCTATGAAGATCCGCTGGAGTGGATGCAGGCGGCTAACCCGAAGCGGGCGGATGAGTTCGCTGTTTTCCTGAATAACATCCGGGGTATTGGCACGGTCTCGGGCAATGGACTGGATGCGAACAATATGACGCAATGGCAGACCCTGGTCTCCTCTCATATGCGCAAGGATTACGGAATTACAGTCAAGATGTCCTCCAGCACGGTCAAGGGCGGTGAATGGAGAACCATTAATCCAAGCGGATATAACCTGCTCTATTGGACTTCGCAAGGCGCCACGGCCATTCAGAGAACCGGGGATGAGTACAGAACGGTGTACCCGCTGATGGACTGGAATCATGTTCCGGGAACAACAGCTCCCTACGTTTTCACGAAGGAGAATAACTTCAACAACCCGAAGACCTTTGTAGGCGGCGTAACCAATGAGCGCTACGGAGCCACGGCGTTTGATTTCAATAAGCTGAGTACCAGCGGGAAAAAGGGCTACTTTTTCTTCGATGATGAAATGGTAGCGCTGGGCGCAGGCATCACTTCAACGAATGCTGCACCGGTCCATACCACGCTGAACCAGAGTCTGGCAGTAGGCGATGTGCTCGTTGACGGCAAAGCTGTTGCAGACGCAACGTCGAAGGTGAACGGACGCTGGGCCTATAACGATCATACCGGTTATGTGTTCCCGGATAAGACGGACTTCCAGGTGAAGCAGGAGACGAAGACCGGGAAATGGAGCGATGTGGTTACTGGCAGTGCACCAGAACCGATCACGAAGCCGGTGTTCTCGATGTGGCTGGATCACGGCGTGAAGCCGGTCAATGCCTCCTATCAATACATCGTATTGCCGGGTAAAACCGCCGGGGAGGTTGGCAGCTACGCGGAAGCAAACCCGATTAGTATTCTCGCGAATACCCCGTCCGTGCAAGCGGTCCGGCACCGTTCGCTTGGCATTGCGGAGTTGCTGTTCTATCAGCCGGGTACGGTGACGCTAAGAGAAGGACTGACTGTCACCGTAGATAAACCGTCGATGGTGATCGTTGATGAATCCGCGGACCCTGTCCGCATCTCGGTGGCGAATCCCGAAACGCCGGGGATTACCGTTAATGTAACGCTGAACCGGAACGGGGACCAGACTACAACCACGTACAGACTCGGTAAAGATACGTTCACCGGGCGGAGTGAGACGATAAGCGAGGGAGCTTCCATCGACGACAGCGGGTATGATCTCGCTTACAGTAAAGGAGCGGCTGCTTCCTCCAGCGTAGGCAAGCAATTTGCTTCCAATGCTAACGATCTCTACAGAACCTCCAGCTGGAGTTCTAACGCTTCGGACGATGAATGGATTTATGTGGATCTGCAGGATCAATATATGATCAATAAGGTTAGACTGCATTGGGAGAAGGCTTACGGCAAAAGCTATAAAATCCAAGTATCCGATGATGCGGCTACCTGGAAGGATGTTTATGCGACCTCGATGGGAGATGGGGGAACCGATGACATTACGTTCGGTAAAACCAGTGCCAGATTCGTCCGCATGCAGGGCGTTCAGCAGGGAACCGGAGAGGGCTACTCGCTTGCTGAATTTAACGTGTATGAAGCGGTTGCCCTGAACCTTGCGGAAGGCAAAACCGTGATTGCAAGCTCATCCAAAGCCGCCGATGTGGCAGTGGGGAATGCGGTAGACGGCTCATTGACGACCCGCTGGGGGTCCAACTATGCCGATCCGCAGTGGATTTATGTCGATCTTGGCGCAAGTCAGCCTATTGCTAAGGTCATGCTGCACTGGGAAAGCTCGTATGGAAAGGAATACCGCATCGATGTCTCCGATACGCTGGACGACTGGAAGACAGTATATAGTACATCCAGCGGAGACGGAGATATCGACGAGATCTCTATCGATTCGGTGAATGCCAGATATGTCCGGATGTACGGAACTCAGAGAGCATCCAAGTACGGATACTCGCTCTGGGAATTCAAAGTGTTCGGACCAGAGAACGCAGAGAGGGTTCCGGCCCGGGTTGAGCTGGCGGCAGCGCCATCTTCGGTGGTGCCTGGAGGCAAAGTATCCGTTACGGGGGCCGTTTATGGGGACAACGATCTTCCGGTTCCGGGTGTAGACGTTGAACTCATAGCAGCCGATGGTAGCCTTGAACCTGCTAAAGTAACTACAGATGTGTACGGCAAGTTCAGTACGATCTATACTGCAGCATCGGTTCCCGGTAAGGTATCCATCTCGGCCGTACTGCCGGCAAGTCCATTCGTGACAGGGGCGGTTACCGTATCCGTTGAAGAAGAGGCTGTGCCTGTATCCGCCCGGATTGAACTGCAGGCCACACCGTCCTCCGTATCCGCTGGAGGCAAAGTGTCCGTTACGGGAACCGTCTATGACGGTGAAGATCTTCCGTTAGCCGGTGCTGCGGTCAGTCTCATGGCAGCCTCGGGTAGTTTCGAGCCTGCACTTGCCGTAACGGATGAGAACGGAAGGTTCAGTACGGTGTTTACGGCACCATCCGCAGCCGGGGATATCGCAATTACGGCTGTACTGACCGGCAATCCTTCCGTGACGAATACGGTTACCGTTTCGGTTAGCAAGGCGATACCGGTACCTGCTCTTATTGAACTACAGGCAGCACCGTCTACTGTGAATACCGGAGATGAAGTATCCATCACAGGGATCGTCTCGGGTAGTGACAATCTTCCGGTCTCCGGCGTAGAGGTTGCACTCGCGGCTTCCTCGGGCAGCCTTGAGCCTGCTCATGCCGTCACAGACGCGAACGGCCGGTTCAGCGCGGTCCTTACGGCACCGTCCACATCTGGAGAAGTGACGGTTACGGCGGTCTTGAGTGCGTATCCGTCCATTACGGGGAAAATCAACGTTTCGGTTAACGAGCGTTCGGGCGGCGGAAACGGCGGCGATCCGGGAGGTGAAGGGCCAGTGACTCCGACAGTACCAGTGCCGCCGGTTATTGTTGGAACGCCTAGTAAGCCGGACGAGAGTCCGCAAACCCCGGCTACTCCTCCGGTGGCTGGTCCATCCCTCACCGATATTGCGGGCCATTGGGCCGAAGCCAGTATCAGTGAAGCTGTTCGGTTGGGCATCATTACAGGGTATCCGAACGGCTCGTTCCAGCCTAACCGTAACGTCACCCGTGCTGAATTCACGGTGATGCTGGCGAAGGCGTTGAAGCTTCAGAACACAGAAGCAGCGTTGTCCTTCAAGGACAATGACCGGATCGGTTCGTGGGCCCGGACCGCCATCTCGCAGGCGGTAGCCATGGGAATCATCCAAGGGGATAACCAGAGCAACTTCCGCCCGGATGCGCCTGTAACCAGAGCGGAAATGGCCGTCATGCTGGCGAGAGCTTTACATCTGGCTCCTGTTGCCCGCTCCGCAGGATTCACGGATGACCGCGACATCCCGGCCTGGGCAGTTGGAGCAGCAGCCGAGATGAAGAAGTCGGGACTGATGCAAGGCAAAGGCAACAACAGCTTCTTCCCGAAGGATGCCGCAACGCGGGCAGAGACCGTCACAGTTCTGCTTAGAATGCTGGCAGCTAAGTAA